TCTTGCCGTCGACACTTTCAACCCGTACATTTACCTCTTTTCCTTCAAGAAGTTCTTTTAGTAAAAATCCTCCGCCGTAATTTTCATCATAAATGGAATGTGCTGTTCCGTGAAGTATCACATCAACTGAACCTAACCATTCATTCGGACACGGTCCTGCATATGCAGGTACGCCGTTTATGTAAACTTCACGTGCTCTTATGAATTCTCCTGGCTCGGATATAATGAAGTTTAAGATTGCAGCCGTTCCGCTCATAACTCCACATGTTCCTGTTGTTACCACATCAACGTCTTCAAAACTTGGAGTGTCCCCTTTTTTAATGAGTTTTTTGAATTCTTCAGCAGTGTAAATCTTTGCTTCGCCATTTTCGATTTTTTTGTTGATTTCGCCAACGGTTCTATTATTAGTCAATTGGAACACCTTTTAAATTTTTCCTAATGTATCTCCCCTTAAACCCTGTCTTAATGTTTCAAGAGATGTTATGTCATCTGATGAAATATTTCCAAGATTAACTGTATTTCCAAGTTTGAGTATGAAAAATACCTGCTGGTCCTTGTTTGGAGCTTCCCAGAGAATTTTGTTTCCGTCGAAATTATCGAGAATATAATCTATCTCATCCTCTTTGGCATTTCCGGATTTATCAAATATTCCTATATTTTTTCCGCCTTCCCTTGCCTCCACAATGACAAGTGAAGATCCTGCATCCAGTTCCTCCTGCATATATTCTATTCTTTCATCCAGTGTGAGTTCCTTATCCAAATCAGGATTTTTTTTACCCACTTCAGAGAGAACTTCAAATCCGTTTTCTCTGGCCATGCTTATGCATTTGAGTTTTTCATCATGGGATATGCTGGTTGAACCGTCTGAAATTTCCACAGCAGGAAATCCTAAATTACGGGCTTCCTCAAAGAATTCGTCAAGTTTATCTGCCATGTAGGCCAACTCAAAAAGTGTTCCCCCTGTGTATGGAGTAATGTCATGGGCCTTATACATTTCAACTTTAGCTTTAATTATGTCCTGTTCATGAACTATGGATGTTCCCCATCCGAATTTAAGATAGTCCACATATTCTCCGGAAATATTCATCAGGCTTTCTGCTGTTTCAAGGCCCAGGCCTTTGTCCAAAACCATTGTGATTCCGCACTTTCTTGGTTTTGCTTCTCTTTTTTTTGATAAAAATTCAAAAGATTTCAAAATATCACGCGTGTTAATTTTTTTTAATTATAATTAATATGTAATTGTATAAATAAGTTTTTAACACTTTGCTTTTAAAAAAAAAATTGGTTTCAAAAAAAAAGAAAAAAAGTTAAGAAAAATTAGTCTGCCCTCATTTCATTTTCAGATCTTGTAACTAAATCTGCTAATGAATTTCTAACATTTTCCGGAATGGACTCGTTTTCCTTATCTGCAATTAATTGTGCAATAATCTTACATAAAACAAAAATAGCGTGTTTATGCTCAGCTTTGGTTTTGTGAATATGATGGGGACTAATTTTTAGGGAAATATATTCGCTGCAAT
The genomic region above belongs to uncultured Methanobrevibacter sp. and contains:
- the comA gene encoding phosphosulfolactate synthase yields the protein MKSFEFLSKKREAKPRKCGITMVLDKGLGLETAESLMNISGEYVDYLKFGWGTSIVHEQDIIKAKVEMYKAHDITPYTGGTLFELAYMADKLDEFFEEARNLGFPAVEISDGSTSISHDEKLKCISMARENGFEVLSEVGKKNPDLDKELTLDERIEYMQEELDAGSSLVIVEAREGGKNIGIFDKSGNAKEDEIDYILDNFDGNKILWEAPNKDQQVFFILKLGNTVNLGNISSDDITSLETLRQGLRGDTLGKI
- a CDS encoding UPF0058 family protein; this encodes MYKDEMIQLHQFLVYVLKYLAEDDQITNDCSEYISLKISPHHIHKTKAEHKHAIFVLCKIIAQLIADKENESIPENVRNSLADLVTRSENEMRAD